gcgttctccgccACAAAAAGATGAAGGTCATCGACAACGGCTGAGAAGCGAATCTCCCGAAGATCCACACgaccgttcttcttcctccgacGCCGTCACGaagcctttttcttcgtcagaATCTTCCttgccctcttcttctccgccttcgtcttcatcttctctcccgtATTCCGCTGGGTTCCTGGGATTCCGGCGCCGGGGCTTCgatgcctctctcgcgcgtttAAAAGCCGTTCATGCAGAGGAGAGTACGATGTACGCGAACGCTGCAGAAGCGTCTGCTTCGCGACAGACATCGGCCTCCGCCGTCGagtcttctgcagagacagaggcgggTGCTCAGGAGGCGAAAGGTTCGCCTGCAGGGAGTGGAGGAGAgcaggcagacgaagaagatgaagaagcagaggagatgAAACTCGTGCTAAAGAGCATGCGCGACCTGCAGAGAACTCGGCAGGCGCAACGCAGAAAAGGTCTTGACATCGTCGGTACACAGGAAGAACAAAGagcagacgcggaagaagaagaagaagacgacctCGCCGGCTACGGTCTCCTCGAAAGAAACTTCTCAACGGTCAACACTACCACAGGGCTCACCGTCGACAAACACCTGTAcgcttatatatatatatatatatttatatatatatatatttatatatatatatatttatatatatatatatatttatatatatatatataatttaTTTTTTTTGTGGgtacagcgagagaaagactgTCAGAGAACGTGAAGGAAGACGTGTGAACATCTGATTGGCGCATTCTgctaatatatatatatatatatatatatatatatatatacgtctTTTCCTCTACCtctttgtgtgtctctgtagcatgttttcttttttttcaatTTCGAGTTCCTGTTCATGTGTGTGTCGTCGACGCCGACTGGTGTGGTATATACACGTTCTGGTTGGGTCCCTCTCCCTGCGGGGTTCTCCTTCGTCAGGGAGGAGTTTTTGcgagagcgcatgcagttgaaGGAGACGCCTGGCCCAGCTGAGGAggcggcagaagagaagcaaagctCTGGAGGCGCGAACGAACTGTACAGAGTGCCAGACCGTCTTCAAGTAGCAGACCGGAGTGGAGAGTACCGCGAGCAGCTGAACTGGCTGACGGGGCTCACGGAGGTGCATCTCCCCATGACGTAGGTGGAAGTCGAAGTCGACGTTCGTCGTCAAATCGGTGAAGCAAAGTGAAGGCACAGGTGCAGGCTGCTTCACGACCAAGCGAAGCAAATCGTAACTtcggacagaagagaaggagaaacatcGCTGTGAAGGTTGCCGCACGGTCTCGGGGCGGGGATTCATGGCGTCGTCGACCCTTTGGGAACGCGCACTCGACGGTCGATCGACGTCTTCCATGTTAACGtaggagagaggagagcgcatgcaggaggTCGCGGGGGGATGTTTGGCTCTGTGTGGGTTGCCTATTCCCTGCCAGAGAGGTACAGTGCGTTTGCTATCGACAGTGTCTCGCGCATCGCTTTGAAGGTTTTctgcgcgtgcatgcagcgtcaAGTTGAAGAACatcgaggcgacggagaaggcgaagcgcgCGTTGttgaagaagggagagccAGACGCAGTGTAAGGTGTCATTTCTCTGTTGTGTTTGAGTGATGCCCGCTGCAACTCTCTGCAGTTCtcacgctctctctctctgtctgtctctccctttgaCTGTTTCCAAAGAAAGTCCAAGCAGATCTTTCTCCACGTTCACACGCTGCAGGAACCGTCTCCAGAGACGCCTTTTTGCAAAGGACCCGTCGCCGATGCCGCTCGTGCAGCTCTCCAGACACCCGAACATCCATCGATCGTCGACAGCGAGATCCATACACgacaaatatacatatatatattaatatgTTTGTGTGACTAAGAGTTTAACGTTTGGTCGTTGACTGTTTCGCCAAGGAGAGGCAATACAACACGGAGTGAAACAgccgtttgcatgcagtcgcagAACCGTCTTCGTCTGAGAGAGGGTCGAACCTCTTACGGTATTGCTTGCTGTTGTTTGGAGCGTCACTGGCTTCCGAGTGTCGtcgttctcgtctgtcgTTTGCGGACTTTGTCTGTTTGCAgggacgacgacgaagacccAGATGCCATTCGACGCAGAGCGTTTGGACAGCGCTACACGTGGTATGATCCAGACAGGCGCCCCAGAGTAAGATTCGCAGTTTAAAGTCTCCTGAATGTATAAAGGTCATTCGCGAAAGGACATCGTGTCTTGCACATGAAAAAGAACCATGCAGTTGCTCGTCCTCCACGGGGAATTCAGAGCCTTTCCCTACCtgtccctctgtctccctgaCGGAAGCAAGTCCTTACCCTGCTGGTTTTCTTCCATGTAGAGTTGGAAGCGTTTCACCCGAATCAAGACGACGAACGTTTCGTAGCTCTCGTTTCACTGGCAACTCGGATTCTGCGCCAGGTGGTGtacaggaaaacgaaacaagGTCCTGTGTCAGCTCACCTTCCAATTCGTCGCTTTCCGTTTTAACAGCAGACGTCCTAAATAAGCGCAGCACCGTTTGCTGTCGCGCCATGCACATGCGGATGTGCGTTGTGTGAttgcctgcgtcttctcggtctccgcCACGGACGCTTCGACATGGTAGCCTTCTGTGTGACAGATGAGCACAGGCCTatcctttttctgcttcctgtcGTCTGACCCAATGTTCTCATGTATTTAGGCATATCTGTCtcacacatacatgtatagatacatacatatacttATAGttttatatatgtaggtgTACGCGTGGAGGTAGATCGTTGGTCTGTATTTTTGTAGAGTTTCGGGGGTCTCCGATTTGGTCGATGGCGTACATCTGCGTCTGTGTGAGTTCAGCTGTATACGTTCTACCTGGGCCTTCATCTGGATGTATAACGTCCGTTGCTTTCTTGTGTAAGCTGTATTGCGCGTTCGCATTTCGGGTGTGGTTTCTTCAGGCTCGGGCAGGAGACGACAAAGCGGTTCAAGATTTCTCTCAGAGGGCGAGACGAGCCCAGCAGAACAGGGGACGCGTCGGAATTGGTTACGGCTGACAGGGTGTGGTGTGCTCTCTGTCGATTCTCGTTTACGCAGTGCAATACAAGCAAaccgcttttctttctcctttgtgGCTTAGTCCCGTTAGAGCGACTGCGGAagtttccctttttttcggCGCTTTGGCGTGAAGAACGGacgggtgcatgcgcaggagGCAGCGAGGTCGGTGCCGTGCACCAGTCTGACTCGCAGGCAATCCACTCTCGAAGCAAGCCACCGCTTTCTGCATTAAAATGCCGGCATCCAGACTCTTAAAAATCACTGCTCGATCGTGTCTTCTAGGTTTTTCACACTGGATGGAGAGTGTCTCTCTACAAATGATCCGCGATCCAGAACTGTGTAGCTCAAACCGAGTAGACGGAGGCACTAGGAGACACTGAATACAACATCTCTTGTTTCATCTGACGAACAACAAATCTCTTTGTGACTGCGTCAAACCACCCCACCACAGCCGAGATAGGGGTGGATATCTCATCGCCACAGAGGGCGATAAAGCTTGTGGAAtttcactctcttctccggaGAACGGTGAAAATGTGGAAACACGCGGGTGTCGGCTTCTGGGCATTGCGAGCGAAGAGGCCTCTTCAACTTTTCCCGGAAGTTCACagcagacaagaaaagcTAATCAAAGGCTGAGGGCGACTGCCTCCCGCTCGACTTTCCTCGAGTTTAGCACGGGGGCCTCTTGGAGGAAATCCGAAGGCGCCGCGCCGCAGTTTGTAGCTGATAGTCGTTTCAAATATATCGTGATCGAGTACATTGAGAAActctcttttcctgtcgACACACTCGAGTCCGGATGTCACGCAGAACTAGAGGAAAGACCGCACTGTTGGCTCTTCATTCGTTCTCAAGTGCGAGATGATGCCAGGAAAAATCTGGAAGAATTCTCTCGATAGAGCAACAGTCCGTGTGTACATGCAAAACACGAGTGTCTATCGTCCTTGTTAGAGGTCAAGTGTTTTTTCTAGTCTAGCACAAACGCTTGACTAAACACCGGTCCGAATTCTGTCTTCTGAGGTGACTCCCGAGGGTCGTTCCCCTCGCGAGTGTCTcctacgagttggactaccGGTTTGGATTTGCCTGGAAAGTCTGAAaacaaaagaggaaaaagtcttcttctcactgACCCTGCTTGGCTGCGGCAGAACCACTCTGGACAGAGTGAGACGAACAGAGGGGAACCCGGCCTTCGCGTTTATCTACTTCAGTTTGTGCAGGACTTTCACCATGTGCACGCACTTCTTTCAGAAACACCAGGTTTGCATTTCTCGCTCAGCGTCGAGCGctgaaaaacgaggaaagtATTATCCGCGTGAACTCCGTAGAAATCACGAAGATACGGGAATTCCAGCATCAAGACGAaagtctccctctctgcacGGGGGGCTCAGCGTGTGAATGCCCGCACCTGTCTATCCCAGGAGGTCAAGGAAATTGAGGTTGGCGTTGCTGCCTGCCCAGAGTGAAAAGGTTCCCTTTTGGAAGGACCTTTAAgccttgtttttctcgtcgtCAAGACTCCTGCAAGATTCAGACGCAAAACACGCAGCGCGAACGTTGGTGGAATTCTACAAGACAACGGTTCAAGAAAATGCTCGTGAATGCTCGACGTTATTAAGTCTACACTTGGGAAGCAgttcccccttttctctcccacGACACCGAAGGCAAATCCAAGAACCCCTGCCTCCAACTTGActctttttccctctcgcAGATATTCGCCTTTCTACAGGCTTGCCGTCTGCTCATCTACAGTGGAAGTTGTGGCACAGAGCAGTTTCTCGGATAGATGTGCGTGAGCGCGGAATCACAGTCAGTGCCCCAAAGTTTCACGGCAAGGTGAACCCGTCGAGAATTGCTGTTCCTCTTGTTACTGACGCTTGGAAGGCCTCCAGAACGCTGAacgacacacacaaacacggcaagaggagacggagtGAACAGGTTTCATgctttctcgcgtagaggcAGCACAAGCTCACAACGTCACCCATTCAAAAGTATGATTCTGGTGTTTCGATCTGCTTGTCTGATCGACTCGTGGCGCGGCTCCCCGGCTTACCTGTCTTGGACGTCGGGTGGTACATCGGGGCCGTGGTTTTTTTGGCAGCACTCGACAGAAAGCTCGAGTTTTCCTGAAACAAGCACAGAGTTCGAAGGAGCGAAAAGCCACAGTCACGTTCCAGCGCAAGAACGCGCCAAACGTCCTCGTGACCAAAAGAGTAGGGAGGAGTCGCGATTTTTTCTGGCCCTTTGCCTAACCCTGAAATGGTGGAACCTGAACCCAATCCACGCGTGAACATGGATTGAGAGAAGTCAAGAAGGCAAAAACCGTACACGAATTGATTATGCCCATATGTGCGTCTGATTCCACTTTGTCCGCTTTGCCCTCACCTGGTTTGATGCTTTCGTCACCGCCTTGAACAGGTTTCAGCTCCAGGACTGTCGACTGGTACGTCTGCAAGAATTCCACACAGAATCACGGCTGCGAGACTTTTTAccgcggcgaagacgagggcaCAGGCTTCAGCGGTGAGCGACACCCGCCCGTCTCTTTCCGCCACTTGTTCTTTGATGGCGTCTGGGTTTTCTCACATCACGAGTTGTGGATGGTATTCCCCAGACGCTTCTTAGATTGCAAGTGTAcggaacgcagaaaagaacaaaCCTCCACGCAAAACTCTTGGTACTCTGTCCTCATTCCCTGTGATAGTATACGAACTCGAACCTCTAGGCGCTGCTCAGTCCAGCGATATGAACAGTAAATTTGAGTGAAGCATCTCCACAAACGCTCATTGACATGCCTCCCCTGTGGCCTTTTTTTCCACGGCTAACGCACTCCTCGCAAAACGGAGAGTATTCCAGTGTGTCGCACAGATTCAGCGAAAGGGCCTAGAAAAAATGGAATCTGCTACGCACTCACAAGAACCCAAGACTTTCCCTGTTCAACCTCAACCAAGTCCCCGACAACCGCGTGTGGCGTCAGCAGAAAGGGGCAACATTGGTGAACCTCAGTAGGGATCCGGAAACTGGAGATAAGGCAACAAGCA
This genomic interval from Toxoplasma gondii ME49 chromosome VIIb, whole genome shotgun sequence contains the following:
- a CDS encoding hypothetical protein (encoded by transcript TGME49_263860) — translated: MGRGRERDRRIEADRRRSREELSPSSGEEREGRRTFSSPSRTKRIKSEKNRRRREGSHSRSASRSSERHRKPRARTRSASSPEQERTPEDSRREPSSRSPPQKDEGHRQRLRSESPEDPHDRSSSSDAVTKPFSSSESSLPSSSPPSSSSSLPYSAGFLGFRRRGFDASLARLKAVHAEESTMYANAAEASASRQTSASAVESSAETEAGAQEAKGSPAGSGGEQADEEDEEAEEMKLVLKSMRDLQRTRQAQRRKGLDIVGTQEEQRADAEEEEEDDLAGYGLLERNFSTVNTTTGLTVDKHLEEFLRERMQLKETPGPAEEAAEEKQSSGGANELYRVPDRLQVADRSGEYREQLNWLTGLTEVHLPMTVKLKNIEATEKAKRALLKKGEPDAVDDDEDPDAIRRRAFGQRYTWYDPDRRPRARAGDDKAVQDFSQRARRAQQNRGRVGIGYG